The sequence ctttttaaatagtcccaatagtaaatctgtctagagattcatttacataggaaaacacgcccactttcagaaaactggcgagcatagtgcagagcagaaaaaagttgcaaatttgtgcacagttttagcgattgcgcaaagattttcgactttttcactccattattctgacttgagctaatgataaatctggcccaatgtgacTTATTCCCATGACATCAAACTGTGTGTAGCAGCTACTCTAACAGAGCTTTCAATGTCTTTTTATAAAGTATAGACTAGCATTTTGGTATACTTTGTTTGCTTTGTAAAGTGAAATATTACTTACATTCATGGGTTACGTAGTTATGTAGTCCTTTACACTCAAATTCTTAcaattataattattataataattttttcacaAATGTTTAGATAAAGTGTGAATAAGTTCATGGAACCATTATATCACATTAATGTTAACATTTAAGTTTCCTTACTTGGGTTTTCAATGGGaaagtcatcagaaaatgaccaactttttttaaatcaagtttttacgcCAAACATATTTTTTAGAGTTTGTTTTCCATGTCTCTATAAGTAAAAGAAAATCCTGAAATCGTGCAGTTttaacactggccactaagcctaataatacctTGATATGTCCTGTTCTGAACAGATCATTTTTCAGCAGTCACTGGTAGGATCACAATGACAGATAACACCTAAATATAGATAACACCGGATCCACCATTCACGCTAGGTGATGACACAACTTATCTACTCCACCTCTGTGCACCTCTACACAGATCAAagtgcatgcctagaaaactctcccatagatgtCAATTAACATCTACTGTCTACATGGTCCTATATGTGGATGCCCATGTGGATGCTCTAATGGGAGctaaggcaagatggctgccttaataatcatgtaattattttaaaaaaaatatctataggtcatacattccctttaagaactaTGACATGAGATTTCATAGTGATGATGACTAACGATTGAGATTTATCAGTTGATTATTGATATGCCTAGCTTGGATATAAGAATGGTAATAAAATTTGATGAAAAAGATCATCTTACCTGTTGGccgcattgactataatgggatccggcggaGATCCGCAAATATATCAGGAATTGGCCGGATAAAAACCGTTgcacacaatttttttctgtccggcCGAATCCCGGCATATTTGCTAGGTAGCGGCTGGATCTccactggatcccattatagtcaatggggctggcgggcattgtGGTAACATCTGGCTATGCCGGATCAAGAGAGCTCCAGCGGGCCGATCCGGTAGAGAGCTACCAcatatgtgaaagaagccttaggctccattcagatggacGATGATCCCATCCATGTGCTATTTGAGTCTGCACAGACTAGTCATGGAGGGCACACATACCCCATTGTAATCAATGCAGTCATTCACACCTCAGCTGTTTTATGCTGACCTTTAAAGCATATCCTATTCTGATCCAAGCTGGAGATGAGCTTAGCCTATACTATGGTACAGTCTGAGATTTCCTCCGAGCAGGCACATATctctttttttgtgtgtgtgcctGCTCCATCTGCTTCAATAactgaactgcgcatgcgcctgcCTGAGATTTCCAGTGGCCTCATGATCGCTGTGGCAGGGGCTCCGTTCGGATGGGCGCAGGTAGGCTCCATCACAGATCAGTGCAGCCCCTTTGGCTCTTTTCAACTCATTTGTATAATTATAAACAGCTGTTTTTCAGGGGCTAGAAAAGATTGATAAGCACATAAAGGCATATCTGTAAATGACAGATCCCTTTAAATTTTAAGAGTTATGATAGGCTGCTAGTCCATATTTGCCTATATACATTTTAGTGGTAATAAAACCGTGAAGTTATATCTGACGAGGAGCAATTTGCATCATTTCAACAAGGTTGTTCTGTAATGGTAATGCAAGGTGACACAATGAGACATGTAGCATCAGCGGCAGATGTGCCTTGTCCATCCTATTGCAGTGTTACACACCAACTGTTCCTTTACATATTCAAACACCTGGCTGGTTACAGATCCCATTGTCATGGCATAGGGCCAAGGTTAAATCCTGTAGGTACCATCTTCATGAGAACCGTAAACAGCTTATTTGGACCAGCCTTTCCCTAAACCAATCCCTCAAAAAACAGCAGCAGGAACCGCTCCGACACACTCCCAAAGATCTATTGCTTTTTTTCACTAAGTCTCAATTTTCCTGATGTGCACACAAAAATACAaattaaaaagaaagaaaaaacaacaaacaaaaagaaaacaaacaacaacaaaaaacacaaTTCACTAAACATAGGGAGAAGAGCAGTAGGAATTAGTAAAAAGGTGCAAAACAAAAAAGTGCCATATTAAAACAGACCAGAAGAAGCCTACATCCGGCCCCTACACTTAAACAAGATCTCTTTAGCCATATAAATGTTCATGCCCAAGTACCctgtaatacatatatatatataaatattacttTGCTTGTATTGCTAGAGACCTCAGAAGTCTCATGGTTAAAAATGCAGGTGTGGCTCTCTTACCAGCCTGCCTTGTGATTGGTCCTTAAACTCTCTCCAAAAACATCCTGTAAACAATATCCCCGGCGGGAGGGTGAGAGGTCAAGGTCAAATGTCTCTGCATGTCACCCCTCGCCCTCTCCTCCAGTACCCAGATTTGCGTAAAGTGTCTTGGTTCCTCTTCCCCATGTTTACATACACGAGTGCGCGCACGACTATACTCTCATGAAAGGGCTGTGTATTCCAGGTGTCAACCACAGACTCCTCTATCCCTCCAGTTGCATGGCTGGCTCATATTCAGAGGTAAAAAGTTCCTTGTAGAGGGGAGGGAAGTGATGTCTCACAATGTCTGGATATATTGCTTTAAACGCCATGAGTTTCTCTGCGTGACGCCCACATAACGCGCGCAGGGTGGAGACTTTGCATATTAactgagaggaaaaaaaaacgaagattttattatacaaaaaaacacaaaaaaaaaccgaACCACAATATCAACCCCTGGAGTTTAATTATACAAAACCATAAAGATACCAGGCAACATAAATAGACTAATTACTTTCTGCTGCAGGTTAGCTTTATATTACCCATGCTGACATACTGTGTCCATTATTAGCTTATTAGAAGCTTTGCTGTCTACTGCTGTTTGGAGTAAATGCCCACAGACTAAATGTATACAGTGTTAGAAGAAATTGCTACAAGTTACcatgtagtaaaaaaaaagttgttctAGAGAGTGGATtctacagtgcatcatccattctAAACTGGTATAATAACTATAGGTTAACTGGGGCTTTAAAACTgaaggcctatccttaggataggtcattaaaggggttgtgccgctaatataaatgtatcccgTCCTACAGATATTGCTGTTGtatcactttccccaaataccaccatttatcaaaactgccttattctaaagttattagccTACCACTGCACCGTGGGGCAAATCTATTTTGATTTCAATTGCTATAGGTTACGTCCTGCATTGGAGCCTCAAGTAGGAAGTGtcattggtaagaacaaggggtgtggttagtgtcacatgatctgctgatgacaggacacatctcactgccaTAAGGCATGACAGGACAGCAGACACATGATAAAGTAGGAAGTAAGATTaaagcatgggggataagagatAAACTAGTCAGAGGCTGTCATCATCAATATGAGCCTAGCTGACTTCTGATACTTCCGAGAGTGAATGCGGAGTGTGAACAAGGAATGATAAGGTCCTAGTTGGCTCAAGGGGTCATGTTAGAACAGCATCGGTGTGTGGCGCACAGATTTCCTACAACCTCCATTCAACTGGCTGATTCGTGCCCTGAAGAACAGAAGGCTTGATGAAGGGGGCATGAAGATACCTTTGTTAGGATTCCATCCTCACGATGGTTCTTTTGAAGAACGTGCTGCAGCGTGAGTTGGATCTTCTGCTGGAGTTTCTCAATCTTCAATTTCTCCTGCAGCCATGAGCGATCTTCAAAAAATATTACATGGTCAGTGTTTGGAATGTTGTCTATATCCCCTTAAACTTGAAGTCATCTTTTGCAATTTGATTTTCCGAGTGGGACGAAAACTAACAATTGTGGCCTTCCAGATAGTCAGTTTACAATCccaatcacctatccacaggagagGTGATAAATGTAGGATCACTTCCCCAGAtaagtgaatggagcagctggCAGACATGTGCAGAACTGCTCCATTCATATGGGGACTCAGGGAATCTCGATCTTGGGATTGCTGTGGGTCCCAGCAGCTGGAcctccagcaatcatacatttatccccTACCCTGTAAATAGGTGATAAATACTGTTTTTGGGTTAGCCCCTTTAGGAAGTAGCATTCCTGCTTTAACTAAGTGATGGCCTATGTACACTTACCTCCTGACATGAGCACAAAGGCAGAGAATAGAGCAATTTCATCCTCCGTCAAGTGCAGCGAACATAAACTCTTCCCAAACTCAAACACAAAGCTCATGAGGTCCTCACAACCTGCAGTGGAAGAAGGGATGAGAGATTCCAAATAATAAGACACATGCAGATATATCAGACATATTGCATTCTTCTTGAAACTACTTGAACAGTATTTAAAATATATTAATACTTAAAAGACTATATTTCCCCCACTCACAAAACAAAAGACAAGACTCTTGTAATAAACCTGCAGTAGAAACAAGGCCTGAATAAGGATGGACAGCCCATCACATGCTCTTACTTATTGTGCATACCAAAAGGCTGAAAGGCTAGGCTCACATTTGCGGTGGGGGTGTCCGGCATATGCTGGATCCGCCGATTCCAGAATTCTGTTCCTATGCCAGATCAGAATACCAGAATCTAAGCACCGATGTGCACTTTGCAGCTTTAAAATGGTTCATAGTCCCCTCTAGTCCCTGCTTCCTGCTAGCCTTTTGATATGCCAGAACTGCCAACGACTGGCTGAGCGGGCTTGTGGGGGACCATGAGGAGTTGGAATGAGAACCACGGGGAATTGGTGAGGTTAACATTGACTTATCTTAAACCATGGggagccttttaaaaaaaaaatttatacagcCAGACACACCTTTAAATGGCCAATATGCCAAGACGTTCTACAGTCTACTACTATATGTATAGGTCTTCTACCGTGAGGATAATATGGAAAGTGGAATCCATGATCTTCACATTACATTGTTTAGTTAAAGACTCTTACCTAAAGCTTTGAAGACCTCTATGCCCGCGTATTTACCATCAAAATACACCGTGTTATTCTGAGAATCAAAGGCACGACACATTCTGATGAAGACAACTTCCAATGAGCCTGGAATAACAAAATAACTCTCTGTAATGATGGTCAGGAGTTCAACAGTTGTTACAAGTTAATGGTCTGAAAGTAGACAAAGTACATAAGTCATCACAGCACATACTGACATTCTCGTAACTTGGAATGTTGTACATTTTTtagggattaggctactttcacacttgcattgttgttttacagtatcggcagaggatctcaataccaaaaaaaaaaaaaggttccgttttgtccccatgcattctgaatagaaagagaTCGGTTCAGGATGCATCCGAATGCCTTCTGTTCCAGCAGCATCgcattttgtgaccggacacaaaactgcttCAAGCTGCAAACGgaaaagaacggatccgtcactgaatacaatgtaaggcctcatgcacaagaccgttgttttggtccgcatccgagcaacagtatttgcggcttggatgcggacctattcactccgtgtgctttccatatccgttgctccgttttgcggacaagaataggcagttatattaatggctgtccacgccgttccgcaaactgcggaacgcacacagacgccatccgtgtattgcggatccgcaatttggggaccgcaaaacacagagcggtcgtgcgcatgaggcctaagtcagtggtgacggatcagtttttttaggagcctataaaaccggatccgtcacccattgacttccaatgtatgtagtgacggatcagttttttccgttttgatttcacacaaccgcatcctaacggaacggatgcatcctgatgtgcaaaatcaaaacagatTAGCTTAATTGCGGTATTGAgagcctctgccggatctcaataccggaatttcaAACGCAAGTgataaagtagccttagaatgagCACAATGCAAGTTGACATTTAGAGATTCTGGCCTGGCTAATTCAAGGTGTTAAGACAAGATAGAATTCTTTAAATTAGTTCATAGATTAGAGGCTCTAGTAACAGTAAGCTAGGGTGCCAGTGGGTGCTTGGCAGAGAGGCACTGCCTGGCCAGTTCTAAAACTCCTTTCTAAGTtggtattatatatatttatacacgtaTTATCATATATTGTTTTGTAAATACAAACCTGCTTTCAGCAGCACTATCTGGTCGTTCTGACACAGCTCCATGAACCCATCAATGCGTTTGGCAAATTCAACCACATACTGTATGGCCTCTGTGATTTTTACTGCACAAAGCTGCCACATAACTTCCCGTTGCTGCATACAGAGACACAAAGCAACACTCAATAGGTTTCGTAATTTATGTACATTACATATGACTACAGTTCTTTAAACTTTGTGTAATACTTTTCTTATTCCACTGGGGGGCACCAGTGTCCTACAAATGGCTGCCTCAAGCAGAAAAATTTTGCTACAGCTTGGACAGACAGTAATGTTCATTCAGGGCAAAAGCGATTAGAACactatacactatataaaaaggcgTTTCAAGAGGTAATGCCCATTTCCATAGTAATGCCCATTTCCCTAGCATAGTTCTCTGGCAGATCTGGTGCAAATTTTGCATGTGTTTTTCAGCTTTACCAGGGGTGGATCCAATAGAGGTCAAGCATAAAGGTACATTCACACGTAGTGGAAAAGTACAATTCCAACTTGTGGACTTTGCTGTAGATTTGTGGTGGATATGAAACCTCTACATTGATAGCAGCCAAATCTGGATGGTGAAAATCTGAATCAAAAATGGACATGCTGCAGACTTAAAAAACAGCAGCGCAGGTCAATTCCTGCGTGGAAATTTttgcagcatgtggatgagatttgttcAAGTCTCACTTTGATATCACTGTGttccattttgaattttccggCCGCATAttcagacagaaaatccacagcatttccATTCTATGTGGATGTACCTTAAAGAGGGCCTATCGCCTCTTCCGACATGTCTGTttaagtaactacttgcattccccatgtaataccaattctggaacatctactgACTGTATGTTTTGCCATTTATTGTATTGTTATGTTTtgcctttattattccttctagaagtaatGAAtacattactagcagtttgcaatgaaggtccagatgggtcctACCAGTTGAGggcatgtccctgcacagtctgacaccatccaatcagtgctgccagtgtcaaactgtgcagggacacatccccaatgggtaacacccatctggaccttcattacacactgctagcaattcattcataaacttctaaaaggaataataaagaaatagaacatcattgggtcataagaatagatgctccagaattattacatgggcaatgcaagtagttactaacacAGACAGATCAGGAGACATCTTTAAagtaatctttaaaggggttgtccaagttatttttagtgatgaCCTAGTGATTTAGTGAGAAGGTGCGCGTCATGCCAAGGCAGcctccccttcattgtttacctgctcaccatcgCAACCGCAGGAGTGAGCAAGTGTAATTACACCGACACtgttccattaatttcaatggaacgGTTCGTTCCCATTCGAAGTGTATAAGAACAAGccatcctattgaaatgaatgggagagcTTGCAATTACACCTGCTTACAGCTGCGATGTCGAagtcgagcaggtaaacaatgaagggaaggcaacgccgatctgatattgatgacctatcctgagaacaggccatcaatataaataaacttggaaaacccctttaaagtagagacaggtgagttgattgcagcggtctgtcatttataagttaaaagtaagtggttgccgagaaccaacatcacaatcgttgcagactgggcctggaaaagagtcccggccacctgagaagagtcctggttactcatgaattcctgctctcctgcccacctgctgatgactgacaggcttctacctagttttctccctttctctctaggagagaactgccaaccatcagcagacggatgagagagcaggagattataataaccaggactcttctcaggtagatttgactcttattaagccctgggctgcaatgattatgatgcgggttctcagcaaacacttactattagctcatgagtgacagaccgctgaaatcagcatttgtcactaatttatgctgccctcagtgaggtcagcataacgttgatgacaggttcccttttaaggaGACACTCATACTTCTCTCTTTTGAATCTAGtcctggtttgggctgaaaatgtaGTAAAGTCTACAGTAATATCTTGCCCTCTGTGGTTGCATATAGTTTTCTATTCTGCAAATGTGCCTGGAATTATTTTATACAGGACATTTCTTTTTAAGGGAACCTGTGGCATGGATGCTGGTGACAAGTTTCCTTTAAAGCTAGAAGGCCATGCCCACTGTGTACCTTGCTCTGGTAACTTTCAATCTCTTCTTGGAGAAAGGTCTGCCATGTTATCTGCTGCAGCTCCTCGCGCAAATACTGGCAGGTTTCCATGTGAGACTTCGAGATGTTCTGAGCAAGATGTTCTGACAATGAGAAAGAAGAGGAGTCAGGGCATCTACATGACTAGCACGGCGTCCTCTAAACTGTGACCTTTGGAAGAAAGGGGGTTTAAAATTAAAAGGAAACACGGCGACTTGAGGACACTCTTCAGACTGCTTGCCTTACCTGACATTGATCTATTATAGGCTATAAAACGTAACGATCAAAACAGGAAAAATACATTGAATTTGATCAATGCATAAAACCCCTGATTCTTAATCCTAGCGATCAAAAAAGAAAAGCTCTAAAACGGTGTATTTTTTAGTCTAAATTTTACTCACCAAGTTCTGCCATAGATACGGTCGGGGAAGTCTCTCCGTTAGTGAATGAGCAGTAGGGAAAGAAGGATGATGGTGGTGTGTAGTCACAGAGAGGCTCTGGTTTGATGCCATTGACGTCCAAGCCCGACTGATCTGGGGATGGCTGGATATCTAGGTAGAAGCTGCTTACTGCGGACTCATTTTTGCCGTCGTCTGGCGTGTGCTCTTCCATGTATCCCCCTAGGTCATCCCGTAACTCTGTCAGCCCGTTAGGAGTCAGGCCGTATCCGACAGGGGTTAGTGGTTCGGCCTCCCCTGGCTGCTGCTGGTGGTCTCGCTGCTGTTGCATGCGATGTTTCTGCACCTCAGCATATAGGCTATCCCTCTGCTTCTTGGACATACGGCCAAACTTTACAGCTGCACAGAGAAAATTGACAAGCAGGATATGAATGGGGTAATGTTGGTATTCAGAAACACATTTCTGATGAACGATGAGTATAGCTTTATATTAATGATAAGGGGCGTACCCTCTGGAAGGACTGCAAACAAGGCAGAAAAATTTCACCACCAGGCCATTCAAAAAATCTTAACATATGCAAAACAGAGCAATTGCCCCCTACTGGTTAGGATGAGCACTGCACTGTAAACCTAAGGCTTCATGCAGACAGCTGTGTCCGTATTTTGGTTCGCAAacaacagatccacaaaatactgataccttCCCCTCACCTGACTATTACATATTTTGCAGGGCTGTAGACAGAAAATGCATACTCACATGTTCCTATCCCCATTTGGGCACACACTCTAATATAAGTCTATCAAGGCCCATTTCATATTAAGCTAATTAACCCATCAGTATCTTTTTGGAGTGAGGCGGGGATCCAGAGTATCTGGAGGAAGCCCGAGCACAGGgggaacatacaaactctatgcagatgttgccctgaaTAGATTACATTTTAGTAGCCCAAGGTAATAATAATAACCACTGAGCCGGCTGCTTTTTGAACATTCTGTTCAGTGCAGGGCAAACAGCAATAATGCACAGCACTAATTTAAGCACGGCCTTAGGGCGTATTCACATAGTTGCCGACGTATGgtatgcccagaaaactctcatAAACCGCCCAATTGTACGACATACACATGTATTTTTACAGACAGTTTTTGCCGCATTACATCATTATACATTACATGTGGGCAAAAAAGCGTATAGCAAAAATAGGATTTTTCTAGATATTTTTGGTTTTTCAAATCTTCTGTCTGCGTAGCACACAGGTGAACACAGCTTAGCTTACCTAAATTGAATGTGATCTGAATAAAGTGAGGCAGTCCAGGGGCTAACTGCTAAAATAGCTTTAAAGAACCGCTGCAAATGTGGATGCAGTACCTCGGAATAGGGTACATGCAATTTTTTGCTGCATAATGgtgtttaaaggagttatccaacccctataatgccccccaaaatgcctgggcaccacatacaggttatacttaccccgctccccgtattgctcctgatgcccacatggccaccgctgcatctcctgtTGCACAGATAAAAACATCCGGCGACAAGGTGGGGGTGGGTCACAGCAGCCTATAGCAGCCCGCGAcaggaacaagcctccctagcatcaccctcgattctagggaggctcatcccatcgtggcctgctattggctgcccccctccATTGCCGGGTGTTTTGACgaggagatgcagtggcggccgtgcgAGCATCAAAAGCGatgcgggtgccagggagcaggttaagtataatctatatgtggtgcccgggcattttggggggcattataggggtttgaTAACCGCTTTAATGTTGTAATGTCTTGTAATGTACCCTCTATGCACTACTCTATGGATCAGTTGGGGGTCAATAATCCTGACTCTGTCCCTGTAGGGTTCTGGAAGATGGACTTGGATCTGCCTCCATTCATTCAGTCAGTTTCTCAGAGTACTAGGCCTGAACGGCAGAGAACCACTACCTCTGAGATATCCACGGAGAGAAAGACATCCCTTCTTCACAGTGCTCCGGAGAGAGAAAAGAAAGAACTAGAAGGTGCAGGATCTGCATGGCCGAGCACTGGAGTCGGTCAGTGAGGTATTTGCTGTTTGAGGCTGACAGAGACTGCAGTGCGAGGGACAtttttaagacacccttcacacttggaTACGGTCTGGCCCACTG is a genomic window of Bufo bufo chromosome 1, aBufBuf1.1, whole genome shotgun sequence containing:
- the RORA gene encoding nuclear receptor ROR-alpha isoform X2 yields the protein MYYVIAAMKAQIEIIPCKICGDKSSGIHYGVITCEGCKGFFRRSQQSNATYSCPRQKNCLIDRTSRNRCQHCRLQKCLAVGMSRDAVKFGRMSKKQRDSLYAEVQKHRMQQQRDHQQQPGEAEPLTPVGYGLTPNGLTELRDDLGGYMEEHTPDDGKNESAVSSFYLDIQPSPDQSGLDVNGIKPEPLCDYTPPSSFFPYCSFTNGETSPTVSMAELEHLAQNISKSHMETCQYLREELQQITWQTFLQEEIESYQSKQREVMWQLCAVKITEAIQYVVEFAKRIDGFMELCQNDQIVLLKAGSLEVVFIRMCRAFDSQNNTVYFDGKYAGIEVFKALGCEDLMSFVFEFGKSLCSLHLTEDEIALFSAFVLMSGDRSWLQEKLKIEKLQQKIQLTLQHVLQKNHREDGILTKLICKVSTLRALCGRHAEKLMAFKAIYPDIVRHHFPPLYKELFTSEYEPAMQLEG
- the RORA gene encoding nuclear receptor ROR-alpha isoform X1, with the translated sequence MDPCSPASPDPALETEISKPAPQPRDPQEPARRGDHTGAAGRHSYPITTTNRGLSITKKTHTSQIEIIPCKICGDKSSGIHYGVITCEGCKGFFRRSQQSNATYSCPRQKNCLIDRTSRNRCQHCRLQKCLAVGMSRDAVKFGRMSKKQRDSLYAEVQKHRMQQQRDHQQQPGEAEPLTPVGYGLTPNGLTELRDDLGGYMEEHTPDDGKNESAVSSFYLDIQPSPDQSGLDVNGIKPEPLCDYTPPSSFFPYCSFTNGETSPTVSMAELEHLAQNISKSHMETCQYLREELQQITWQTFLQEEIESYQSKQREVMWQLCAVKITEAIQYVVEFAKRIDGFMELCQNDQIVLLKAGSLEVVFIRMCRAFDSQNNTVYFDGKYAGIEVFKALGCEDLMSFVFEFGKSLCSLHLTEDEIALFSAFVLMSGDRSWLQEKLKIEKLQQKIQLTLQHVLQKNHREDGILTKLICKVSTLRALCGRHAEKLMAFKAIYPDIVRHHFPPLYKELFTSEYEPAMQLEG